In Paludibacter propionicigenes WB4, the genomic window TTCCTTCTAAAGAAGTAATAGGTTCACCATCTTGCTTGAAACCTCCGGGCCAGTGTTCGCGTTTCACTTTGTTTATCTCCCATTCGTAGGTAGAGGCTATTACCAGCAATCCATTATGGTTTAATCGTTCATGTATACTCTTCAAAAATAAAATAGGGCAGATCAGTTCTTCCAGCAGATTCGGAACCACTATCAGATCGTAGCCGGAGTAAATTGGTTTCAGGTTGTTTGCATTATCCTGCATAAATAGTATATTAAGCTTGTCAGCGTCGATTCCAAAATCGGAAAGTACCACATCCCGATAGAAAACCAACTCACCCTCGTCCTTTGCAATATAGCGGAGAAAACCTTTTTCCTGAAGCTGTATGGGCATGCGGATAAACCGGGCCGACATGTCGAGTGCTGTAACAGAATCGAAATGACCGGCAAGTTCAAAAGCCAGTCTGCCGGTATCGGCATTTAAGTCCAACACCCGACTAATAGGTTTGTATTTGGTAATTTCCACGATGAATTCGGCCAATTGTTTAGAAAAGTTCGGAGTGGATGAAAACATGTCTCCCCAGTTTGCCTCGCATGAATTGGCTATTTCTGTGTCCGTTTCGTATTCATCGTTGTGAATTTGCAAGGGTTTTTCAGATTGCACAATACGAAATCCGGCATGTTGGTAAAAATGACGGCGAAAAGCATAGCGCGCATGGTGAGTTGCTTCATTTCCAGTCGAAATCCACGAACCGCCTTTTATCAGATTGTGTTTTCCGTCGAATGTAGGAGTAGAGAAATCATCGTAAAGCGGATGCACTTTAAAGCCCGCGTATCCGGTGATAGGTGTCTCTGTCCATTGCCAAACATTACCGATGACATCGAAGAAATCTCCGGTTTTGAACTTGTCTACCGGACAAGGCGAAGCAAAATGTTCCAGGTTTATATTGCCGGGAGCCACAGACCATTCAGTCATATCCGGAACGTTGCATACTTCAGATAACCGAATCCACTCAGCTTCCGTAGGCAATCGGTATATTTTGCCTTCGCGGGCAGTTTTCCAGTTACAAAATGCCTTTGCCTCAAGATAATTTATTTCTACAGGCCAGTTCCAGGGCATGGGAATTTCTTCGGCAACCAGCCTGAGCATGTAGCCCGTACTATCGCGACGCCAGAAAAGAGGCATCTCGGCTTGTTTGTAGTTACACCACTCCCATCCTTCTTTTGTCCAGTACGCCTCGGTTTTATATCCATTGTCAGTTACAAAAGCCAGAAATTCTCCGTTGGAAACGAGAAATTTGCTTGCGTAGAAATCTTCTACCTTTTCAGAATAATGTCCATATTCATTGTCCCAACCATATAGTTTGTGATAAGCGGGTTTTCCTAATTTCATATCGGATCCGAGAACAGGGAGAAACTCGTTTTCGGGAGCATCGTCACTTTCGGGACAAATATTGCCGAAGAGACCGGGCACAACTTCATTTAATGGCAATTGTCGAATCAGTACCGACGATGTTTCTAGATGAATGCGTTCATGTTCTATGCCCATCAAAACGACCCAAAGCGGATCGTTCCAACCAATAGGGATATTTAAGGGGGAGTTAAGAATTACATTCTTTACTACTTCTCTGGCTTTCTGACGATACTCTCTTACGGCATCGACAGACGGCCAGTTATAGTGTTTTTCGTTTAAATCGTCCCAGCTCATTTCATCCACCCCGATGGCAAATATTGATTCAAATTCAGGATTTATGCGGTTTTCAATCAGTTTGGCCAGCATGAACTTGTTGATATA contains:
- the ovoA gene encoding 5-histidylcysteine sulfoxide synthase, which translates into the protein MHDLLTKTIDLQSGNVEDKRLEILEYFEKTWAIDEKLYTQLASDDIFYHRGDPLRHVLLFYFGHTAVFYINKFMLAKLIENRINPEFESIFAIGVDEMSWDDLNEKHYNWPSVDAVREYRQKAREVVKNVILNSPLNIPIGWNDPLWVVLMGIEHERIHLETSSVLIRQLPLNEVVPGLFGNICPESDDAPENEFLPVLGSDMKLGKPAYHKLYGWDNEYGHYSEKVEDFYASKFLVSNGEFLAFVTDNGYKTEAYWTKEGWEWCNYKQAEMPLFWRRDSTGYMLRLVAEEIPMPWNWPVEINYLEAKAFCNWKTAREGKIYRLPTEAEWIRLSEVCNVPDMTEWSVAPGNINLEHFASPCPVDKFKTGDFFDVIGNVWQWTETPITGYAGFKVHPLYDDFSTPTFDGKHNLIKGGSWISTGNEATHHARYAFRRHFYQHAGFRIVQSEKPLQIHNDEYETDTEIANSCEANWGDMFSSTPNFSKQLAEFIVEITKYKPISRVLDLNADTGRLAFELAGHFDSVTALDMSARFIRMPIQLQEKGFLRYIAKDEGELVFYRDVVLSDFGIDADKLNILFMQDNANNLKPIYSGYDLIVVPNLLEELICPILFLKSIHERLNHNGLLVIASTYEWEINKVKREHWPGGFKQDGEPITSLEGIQHILSANFEMVCEPKDIIFNLRKSSRISEQRTSEVSVWRKR